The proteins below come from a single Mycolicibacterium sp. TY81 genomic window:
- the serS gene encoding serine--tRNA ligase has translation MIDLKLLREDPDRVRASQRSRGEDPGLVDALLDADAARRAAIAEADTARANQKAASKLVGAASPEERPALLEKAKELSAAIKDIEARQVAAEEAFTAAHLAIGNVIIDGVPAGGESDFEVLDVVGTPTEIENPKDHLELGEALGLLDMERGAKVSGSRFYFLTGQGALLQLGLLQLAVRLATENGFTLMIPPVLVRPEVMRGTGFLGAHADEIYRLEADDLYLVGTSEVPLAGYHSDEILDLSEGPLRYAGWSSCFRREAGSYGKDTRGIIRVHQFDKVEAFIYCKPEDAEAEHQKLLAWQRQMLAMIEVPYRVIDVAAGDLGSSAARKYDCEAWVPTQQAYRELTSTSNCTTFQARRLSTRYRDENGKPQTAATLNGTLATTRWLVAILENHQQPDGSVRVPEALVPYVGTSVLQPK, from the coding sequence GTGATCGACCTCAAGTTGCTCCGCGAAGATCCGGACCGGGTACGGGCATCGCAACGGTCCCGTGGCGAAGACCCCGGCCTCGTGGATGCGCTGCTCGACGCTGACGCGGCCCGGCGCGCCGCCATCGCCGAGGCAGACACCGCACGCGCCAACCAGAAGGCGGCGAGCAAGCTCGTCGGCGCGGCCTCGCCGGAAGAGCGGCCCGCGCTGCTGGAGAAGGCCAAGGAACTGTCCGCGGCGATCAAGGACATCGAGGCCCGACAGGTCGCGGCCGAAGAGGCGTTCACCGCCGCACACCTGGCGATCGGCAACGTCATCATCGACGGCGTGCCCGCGGGCGGCGAGAGCGACTTCGAGGTGCTGGATGTCGTCGGTACGCCGACGGAGATCGAGAACCCCAAGGACCACCTCGAACTGGGCGAGGCCCTCGGCCTGCTGGACATGGAGCGCGGCGCCAAGGTGTCGGGCTCGCGGTTCTACTTCCTCACCGGCCAGGGCGCCCTGCTGCAGCTCGGTCTGCTGCAGCTGGCCGTCCGGCTGGCCACCGAGAACGGGTTCACCCTGATGATCCCGCCGGTGCTGGTGCGGCCGGAAGTCATGCGCGGCACCGGATTCCTCGGCGCCCACGCCGACGAGATCTACCGTCTCGAGGCCGACGACCTGTACCTCGTCGGCACCTCGGAGGTGCCGCTGGCCGGCTACCACTCCGACGAAATCCTGGACCTGTCCGAGGGTCCGCTGCGGTACGCCGGCTGGTCGTCGTGCTTCCGCCGCGAGGCCGGCAGCTACGGCAAGGACACCCGCGGCATCATCCGCGTGCACCAGTTCGACAAGGTCGAGGCCTTCATCTACTGCAAGCCCGAGGACGCCGAGGCCGAGCACCAGAAGCTGCTCGCCTGGCAGCGCCAGATGCTCGCCATGATCGAGGTGCCCTACCGTGTGATCGACGTCGCCGCAGGCGATCTCGGTTCGTCGGCGGCCCGCAAGTACGACTGCGAGGCCTGGGTGCCGACGCAGCAGGCCTACCGCGAGCTGACGTCGACCTCGAACTGCACCACATTCCAGGCCCGGCGCCTGTCCACGCGTTACCGCGACGAGAACGGCAAGCCGCAGACGGCGGCGACCCTCAACGGCACGCTCGCCACGACGCGCTGGCTGGTCGCGATCCTGGAGAACCACCAGCAGCCCGACGGCAGTGTCCGGGTGCCCGAGGCGTTGGTGCCGTACGTCGGCACCTCGGTGTTACAGCCCAAGTAG
- a CDS encoding septum formation family protein, whose amino-acid sequence MEPMLDAPPAVEQGLDTPPDAPKTTTTWRQRMHGMHATGTQRALVLTALGGLLIAGVLTVMPDGSLGPTGLGFNTGRVNAGRVSDTLDHAKPGECLNWPDRSPDAVEIVDCKNEHRFEVAESLDMRTFPGSEYGPDAAPPSDARIKQISQEQCQNAARDYLGPRYDPNGKFAVSLVWSGDKAWKSKGQRRMLCGLQLLGPNSQQLAYKGKVADVDQSKVWPAGTCLGIDPATNQPIDIPVDCSAPHAMEVTGAVNLADKYHDVMPAEPDQLAYIKDNCTKATDEYLAPVQLRATTLTLIYSSIALPSWTAGSRQVSCSIGSSLGNGGWSTLVNSAKGPLLINGQSPVAPPAIPEERLNLPPIPVVEPPVDTSSQSSSSSSSSSSSQGSQSGSSSQSSQNQRDQQTSQSPQGNQHMPGQTDTSNQHGNTTPGGPQQQQGNTFLNGPPPAPAPPPGFGAPLDGPPLEEAPAPAPAGPVGGGAPPGPVVPAPAP is encoded by the coding sequence ATGGAACCGATGTTGGACGCACCCCCGGCAGTCGAACAGGGCCTGGACACGCCCCCAGACGCGCCGAAGACGACGACCACCTGGCGGCAGCGCATGCATGGCATGCATGCCACCGGGACGCAGCGCGCGCTCGTCCTCACCGCGCTCGGCGGACTGCTCATCGCCGGTGTCCTCACCGTCATGCCGGACGGCTCGCTCGGTCCGACCGGACTCGGCTTCAACACGGGCCGCGTCAACGCCGGCCGTGTCAGTGACACCCTCGACCACGCCAAGCCCGGTGAGTGCTTGAACTGGCCGGATCGCTCGCCCGACGCCGTCGAGATCGTCGACTGCAAGAACGAACACCGCTTCGAGGTCGCCGAGTCCCTGGACATGCGGACGTTCCCGGGCAGTGAATACGGCCCCGATGCCGCGCCGCCGTCCGACGCCCGGATCAAACAGATCAGCCAGGAGCAGTGCCAGAACGCGGCGCGCGACTACCTCGGCCCGCGCTACGACCCCAACGGCAAGTTCGCGGTCAGCCTGGTCTGGTCCGGCGACAAGGCCTGGAAATCCAAGGGCCAGCGCCGCATGCTGTGCGGCCTGCAGCTGCTCGGCCCGAACAGCCAGCAGCTGGCCTACAAGGGCAAGGTCGCGGACGTCGACCAGTCCAAGGTGTGGCCGGCCGGCACCTGCCTCGGCATCGACCCGGCGACCAACCAGCCCATCGACATTCCGGTCGACTGCTCGGCGCCGCACGCCATGGAGGTCACCGGCGCGGTCAACCTGGCCGACAAGTACCACGACGTCATGCCGGCCGAACCCGACCAGCTGGCGTACATCAAGGACAACTGCACCAAGGCCACCGACGAGTACCTGGCCCCGGTGCAGCTGCGTGCCACCACACTGACGCTGATCTACAGTTCCATCGCGCTGCCCAGCTGGACCGCCGGCAGCCGGCAGGTGTCCTGCAGCATCGGTTCGTCGCTCGGAAACGGCGGCTGGTCGACGCTGGTCAACAGCGCCAAGGGACCGCTGCTGATCAACGGGCAGTCGCCCGTCGCACCGCCGGCCATCCCGGAGGAACGGCTGAACCTCCCGCCGATCCCGGTCGTCGAGCCGCCGGTGGACACGTCGTCGCAGAGCTCGTCGTCGTCCTCGTCGTCGTCCTCGTCGCAGGGTTCGCAGTCCGGCTCCTCCAGCCAGTCGAGCCAGAACCAGCGCGACCAGCAGACGTCGCAGTCGCCGCAGGGCAACCAGCACATGCCCGGCCAGACCGACACCTCCAACCAGCACGGCAACACCACCCCCGGCGGCCCTCAGCAGCAGCAGGGCAACACATTCCTCAACGGCCCGCCGCCCGCGCCGGCGCCGCCGCCCGGATTCGGCGCGCCGCTGGACGGACCGCCGCTCGAGGAGGCACCCGCACCGGCGCCGGCCGGACCCGTGGGTGGGGGCGCACCCCCCGGACCGGTGGTGCCCGCGCCCGCGCCGTAG